The Punica granatum isolate Tunisia-2019 chromosome 4, ASM765513v2, whole genome shotgun sequence sequence TCTCGCAAATGGAAAGTCGTGCTCATATGTCTATTATCCAATTCATCTGTCATTATCAATACTGACTTGAATAATCTTGCCCTCTATACTGTTGCAGATGATGTATGAAGAAGCAAGTCAGGTAGCAACCGATGTGGTTGGAAGCATAAGGACCGTCGCTTCCTTCTGCTTGGAGGAGAAAATGATGCAACATTACAAGAAGAAATGTGAAGGCCCAATGAAGACTGGGATCAGGCAAGGGTTGGTAAGCGGGATCAGTTTTGGGGTTTCCATATTCTTGATGTATTGTATGTACGCGTCGAGTTTCTATGCTGGAGCCCGACTTGTTGAAGCCGGCCAAACAACATTTTCAGATGTTTTCCAAGTAAGCACTATGACCCATATTTAATTTTGGTTCCAGAAAACAGTTGTCAGACAGGAATTTCTGTTTATTTTGCTCCAAAACATCTTGAGAACACTAGTCTGGATATATGTGTTTAGTAGGTTTTCTTAGCCTTATCAATGGCAGCAATTGGAATAAGTCGATCGAGCTCCCTTGGTCCTGATTCAACCAAAGCTAAAGCTGCTGCGGCAtccatattttctttaatcaaCCGCAAGTCCAAGATAGACCCGGGCGATGAGTCAGGAATGACACTACAGGATGTGAAGGGTGAAATTGAGCTCTGTCACATGAGCTTTAAGTACCCGTCCCGACCTGACTGTCAGATTTTCCGAGACCTTAGCTTGGCCATTCATTCTGGACAGGTGAGCAGATACATGAATTTTCCTCATTCAAAACAAAGAACTAGTTTCATTTTACAACAGTGGCATCATTTTGGCTTTCTTGTTTTCTCAGGCTGTTGCCTTGGTGGGGGAGAGCGGGAGCGGGAAATCAACAGTTATCGCACTATTGCAACGGTTTTACGACCCTGATTCAGGTCACATTACGTTCGATGGTGTCGATATTCAGAAGCTACAGCTGAAGTGGCTGAGGCAGCAGATGGGTCTAGTCAGCCAAGAACCAGTTCTGTTCAACGATACTATTCGAGCAAATATTGCATACGGGAAAGAGGGTATCGCCACCGAATCAGAAATTCTTGCTGCCTCTGAGCTAGCCAATGCCCACAAGTTCATCAGCAGTTTGCAAAAGGTAAACTAAGAATTAATTCTGAGTAATATCTTCCCGACGCTGCCTACCATGGATCAGTTTCTTCTTTAAACGCGTTTTACTTTAATGTAATGTAGGGATATGATACGGTAGTGGGAGAGCGAGGACTCCAGTTATCGGGAGGTCAGAAGCAGAGGGTGGCCATCGCCCGAGCGATAGTCAAGACCCCTAAGATTCTCTTGCTCGATGAGGCCACGAGTGCACTGGATGCTGAGTCTGAGAAGGTGGTCCAGGACGCGCTTGATCGAGTCATGGTGTACCGGACCACAGTCGTGGTAGCCCATCGACTCTCCACGATTAAGAATGCTGACATGATTGCAGTGTTCAAGAATGGACTGATTGCTGAGAAAGGGAAGCATGACGAGCTGATAAACATCAAGGACGGGTTCTACGCATCTTTAGTCTCTCTCCCCACATGCGTGTCGACTGCTCGAGCTGTCTTCATCGAGCAAGAGTTGGATGAAGTTTTCTAAGGTAGAAATTTTTTCGCATTCTTTTCTTGCATCATCGGACGTAGTCAAATCGACAACTCTGTACAACGTAAACCTTCTGTGATTGTATATTGTTTCATATGATTCAACTCTCTTCTTTCTGTAATTATTtccatatttttcctttttctaatttatctATTTAGCTACATGCGTCGTGCATGACAATCTTCCAGTCTGTTTCTTGTGCATCAAGCGATTACTACTTTCAAAGGGAAATCCGCATAAGAAGTTTGCTCTTCGGGAAAAATATCAAAGATCGATTATACAAGAGAAAGAATAAATGAGCGAGCATTCAATTCTGGGAGAAATCTTTACACTTCCATGGATGAAGAAATTCGGCCAGACAATAATTCCATTTTCTCAGTTCTTGACAACACTGACAAACTAACCGAACATTAATCTTCATCACTTTCGTCACTGTATGATACAAGACCTGTTAGAGCAGAACTGAGGGGCTCATCACTACCATTTGCTGCAACCGGTTCCAATGATGATTTGTCCCTATCAACCTCGGAaggcttcttttcttcttcctcggaTCTCTGAGGATTGGGTTTTGCTTTCTTGGCCTGCGGCTTGACTTTTATGATCATATTCAATGGCTGAGATGCCGGGTTTTTCTTTGAGACTTGTTTCTCCTCCTGGACACATCAGTTGAGAAAAACATTGTCTAAGAATGGATAAAATAGTCCAAAAAGAGATCTACTTCCAATTCAATTAATGGATTCATATTCATTCCCATTCCACCACTTGGGCAGAAATAGCATGAATTCTTTGATAGTACTCTGGACTAGCTGAAGTTTCAAATGGAAATAACCGAGCCTAATGTAAGGGAATGACTGCATGAGATCCCAATCTATAAGCAGGTTCCAGACTCAAATTTCAAGTGCTTCAGGGCCTAAAAATTAAAGCGACATGAAGCGTGACGTGGAGCGACGATTTGTGAAGCTTGTGAGTGAAACTCACCACAGGAGGGGGAGGTTTTGCCTCTTCCAATTCATGCACGATGTTGGATCGTGCTGCCACTGCTGCCTGAAAAAGGAATGCACTACGTAACGACTCTCACCAACAAAAGCCATGAGATACACACTAACAAACTGTTGGGTCTAAGACACTTGATTCAATTCTTCAAAGGAAATTTAGCAGATTCTTAGCCACAAAGTCAATTTATCTGaacataagaaaatgaaaaaaccaCACAAGAAATAAGTGACAACGACAGCacaatgaaattttctttaaaaggaTAAAATTAAGATCGAACTTGAAtcgaaataaatatttatggaaaatgaaaaagatacAAATTGATTTAAACCTTTTCATGGTCATATTGAAAGACAATATCTGGAAACTCTGGAGCTAAAAAAGATACAAATTGATTTAAACCTTTTCATGGTTATATTGAAAGACAATACCTGGAAACTCTGGAGCTCTTGAGCCTCCTCGTCTCTCATTTGCCTTTCATATTCTCTCCTGGACTAGAATCAAAGACACAGCACAAACGAATTGAAAACCAAAGGTGTCAGTAAATAAAGGCCCAGAAAAGGGCAAGATTTAAGACATAAGCATGCGATGATATATAAGCATGAAAACTCCAGTAGTTGATCTTATGTCTTTAACAGGTTGAAGCATGCAATCAATCATGCCAACAAGTTAAGTAAAACTGCGAAATCATCCTTTGTAAAATCAAGTCTATCATGTATAGATTCATGACTGCTATACAGTAGCTCTTTGCAGATAAAAGGAAAACCTATTAACTTTCCACCATGAAAGTCCTAAGTCTGTCCCTATTTAAGATACATATCAATCAACCTATCTACTTCAGTTTCACGCATGAAAGCCATGTATTACACATGAAAATGGCAACCCTAGTAGACACCAGTTACAATTCAATACACCTTCCCATATTCGAGGTGAAACAAGATTGAGCAGAAGTAGCTGAGATGAAATTTAAGCAATAAAAAACTATTTCTCTCCCTAAAATAGTAATAACATAATTCCAGACAATTTTGATTTGTTCATGCATTATTGTTCTATCCATTGCCTGAAGCAGTCACAATCTCATGCAAAGACTCATTCAAGACCACTATAAGAAATGGAATTTAACGATCAAGCCTCAGCTAAACGAGAGCTACCCCTCTCTCCTTCTCACTCCTAATAAATCATGTCTGCtgctaaaaatttaaagatcCATATGTGCATGACATAATCATACCATCTCTAATTTATCGAGAAATTCTGTCTCATCGTCATCCAGAGCTTTTGGTGGTCctgaaaaggcaaaaaaatatatatatatattagcactTCAGATCCCCAATCAAATTTCTACCAACAGCTTCATTATGCTCCCACGGTTTCTAGGCCATGCTTCTTCTCCCCAGTAGACAGGCACACATTGCTCATACACACAAAGCCACTTACTGTGTTTGAACCGTTCATTGAATTCTGCATCTTTCTTGTCTTTGTTCTCCCTCAATATCTGTACAAGAGAAGAAATGAACTCACAATCAAATCAACTTTCCGATAACAGCTTCTACTACAAAGATATCATATGCTTTTGCCATAGCTTCAAAACCGAAAAGACCAGTTCAGAGAGCTCTTTCTTAGAATGCAAGCAAGAGTTTGCAAACAACAATGGTGCCAAAAATTTCCCCAAATTCTCAACTTTGAGCAGCAAGTCAGTGACTTTTTCCCTGGCAAAACTATGTGAACACAACTCGATCTCCGAAACATCACAGCTTAGTACAAGACAAGCGGCGTGACGGAGTACCTCGTACAGGGGTCTGTCTCTCTGAGCACTGCCGTCCTCGACTCTCTCGCCTCTAGTCTTCTTAGCTTCTGCTAACTGCAAGACCAAATCACAAAACAAACACAGAATTAACGAGCAGCGAAGAAGCAGCAAGAAACCTGAGCTGAAAGAAGAGAAATTTAGAGCTGTTCTCATGTTGGTCTCAGCCAATAATCCTCCCAAACCTGCTCCTCGGAGACGAAATTCATCAGCCTGATCGCCTGGGTGTTCGGTTCCTCCGCCATGTCTGCCCCGACTTGTCTCGAAACCCAACTGCTGAAGTTCGCAATAGAACTGCCGACAATCACTTGCAAAATATCGATATCGAGCCAACAAGAGAGCCTTCAATGGCGGTGGCCGGCGTCTCCGGATGGCCGGAGCTAGTTCGTCGGTGGAAATCACTCCGATTTGGCTGCCTCCGCTGAAATCGGCAGAGAATGGATCAGAAACTTTGTAGCCCATCAAGAAGCTCTTTTGTGGGCTGACATGAGCTTGGGCTGTCCATAGACATACTTGGGCTTTGCGACCAAAGCCGAAGGGCACGCGCCGATGTCTGCGCGTGAAGTGCACGGCGTTTCTCCGGGAGTTCCCTCTTCTCCTCAGCTCATCTTATCCCAACGACTGAGCTCCCCTTGTCGTGAACTGGTCCACCAGTTTTCTTCTTGACACTTCATGGACGAAGAAAATCTTCAGTAGAGCTTTCTACCAATTAACAATGGCGGCATCTCTCTGCGACTCGCCTCTGTTGAACCACTGCTCCCCCGTTTCACCCTTCTACACCAAGAGCCTCCTCGCCCACCAAAAGACCCATGTGGGTTCCTCCTTCCTCGGCCGGAAGTTCCGGCAAAGTATCAACCTTGAAGCCAGAACGTCGAGATCTGGCAACAATGGGAGGCGGAAGGTCCGGGCAATGGCTTCTCTTGGGGGCCTGCTCGGTGGGATCTTTAAAGGGAATGATACAGGGGAGTCCACCCGGCAGCAGTACGCGGGAACTGTGGGCGTGATTAATGGTATGGAAGTAGAAATGGCTTCGTTATCGGATTCGGGATTGAGGGAGAGGACTCAATTGTTGAAGCAGCGTGCCCAGCAGGGTGAATCCTTGGATTCTCTTTTGCCTGTCAGTACTATGAACTGCTGCTTTCCTATCTAATCTGCACTTTGTCTGCGTCAGCCTTGTTGTTGAGACTCTCCTTTCATGGTCTATATGACCATATCGCGTGCCTTGTTCATCTGTTCTCAGCTTTCAGTGGACTGGCCAGTTGTTTTTGTAGTAAATTTGAAGTTTTGTTTGAGTTGTAACTGTAAACATCCAAGTGGATGATAATGAGCAGTTGAAATACTTATCATCCTTATAGTATCGCCAGACGTAAGTATGAATCTGTTGACTGTTGCAGGAAGCATTTGCCGTGGTGAGAGAGGCTTCAAAAAGAGTTCTCGGCCTTAGGCCGTTTGATGTCCAATTAATAGGTATCTACTCTATTGATGTCGAACACTGTTCTACTTCTCCATTTCTCATTATATTGCTATTCGGTTTCGGATGGACTGAGAATCCAAAGGTTTATGTACTGTATTTCTGCGGAGTGGAGTTCCACTTCCCGTGGTCTAATTATTTGATCGAATAGGTGGGATGGTTCTTCATAAGGGTGAAATAGCTGAAATGAGGACTGGAGAAGGGAAGACCCTTGTCGCAATACTGCCAGCTTATTTGAACGCTTTAAGCGGGAAAGGGGTTCATGTTGTTACCGTCAATGATTATCTTGCTCGGAGGGATTGTGAATGGGTTGGACAAGTACCGCGTTTTCTGGGACTGAAGGTTGGCCTAATCCAGCGTATGTCCCATTCTTTTCATACATGTTGACCACAATCttattttcttcaaatatTAATGATGGTGTCTCAGTTATAGTACCAGGACTCTGATTATTTTGAAGCTTATGTCATTgtgttataatatattattaattactgTTTCTTTAGTTAGTTTACTTTTGATTACTTAATCTCTGGTTATTAGTTCACCTTGATTTTGCTGGCTTTATTCTAAAAGCTCTTATTGATGTTCCTATCTGTTTTCTTTAGATCTTCTTGCAAGCTCCTATTATGTCGAATTAAGTAGTCTTCCATATTGGCAGAGAATATGACAAGCGAACAAAGACGGGAAAATTACTTGTCTGACATCACGTACGTCACCAACAGTGAGCTCGGCTTTGATTACTTGAGAGATAATCTTGCCACGGAAAGTAATTCTTTCATTTGTTTACCAACATGTTTGCATCTATTTAAGACTCTTGTGCCATTTGGACAGAAAACTGACAGTATTTTCTGATGAAACAGAGTGTTGAGGAGCTTGTTTTAAGGGGTTTCAATTACTGTGTCATTGATGAGGTTGATTCTATCCTCATTGATGAAGCAAGAACCCCACTCATTATATCGGGACCAGCTGAGAAACCAAGTGATCGTTATTATAAAGCTGCAAAGATAGCCACAGCTTTTGAACGGGATATACACTATACTGTGAGAACAATCATCCCAAATTGATTACTTTTAAGATCTGAATCCTTGCTTTCCACTTTCAAGTGAACATTTTAAGTTGGTTCTTTCAGGTTGACGAGAAGCAAAAGTCAGTTCTACTTACAGAACAGGGATACGA is a genomic window containing:
- the LOC116203320 gene encoding PSME3-interacting protein; this translates as MAEEPNTQAIRLMNFVSEEQLAEAKKTRGERVEDGSAQRDRPLYEILRENKDKKDAEFNERFKHRPPKALDDDETEFLDKLEMSRREYERQMRDEEAQELQSFQAAVAARSNIVHELEEAKPPPPVEEKQVSKKNPASQPLNMIIKVKPQAKKAKPNPQRSEEEEKKPSEVDRDKSSLEPVAANGSDEPLSSALTGLVSYSDESDED